The Elusimicrobiota bacterium genome contains the following window.
AACTATCTGTTCCAATATATCCGCTGGTTGGTGTGTAGGTTACGTTCGGTGCTATACCTGACAATGTTCCATGAACCGGCAGGGTAACTGTGCTGTATGTCAAAGTATCACTAACATCTGCGTCAGTTGCAGTCAAGGTTATTGTCTTAGCTGTGTCTTTGGGTGTTGTAACACTTTGGCCACTTGCTATCGGCGTATTATTTGGATTTTGTCCTGCAAGATAACTATACCAGACATCAGCCATTTTATCGGCACCGACACTATTGGGATGCTTATTATCACTAAGGTCAGTGGCGGTACTGATATGCGGATACATATCAACAAAATAAACTTTTTTGCCTTGGCTTTGCTTCTCCGGTACTAAGTTACGAATTGCGTTATTATATGCAATTACATTATCATTCTCGTTGAATGGAGTCCACACATTGTCTCTGAGCGGAATGATTGCTGCTATATAAACTTTTGTATTGGGTAATTTTAACGCGATTTTATCTATAATACCACTAAGACTATTAGTTGCTTTGGAGAGATTGAAGATTGAAACATTGTTGATTGATGCATAATTATCATTTGTCCCAATATGCAGTAAAACAATATCGGGAGGATTCAAGGTTATCCATGTGTTAATTTTATTATTAATATCTTGTATATACCAACCAGCCCACCCTTCGTGATTTTTATCAACGCATTGATCACCGGTAGTTTTAGTGCTCCCGACAAAATCGTATTTCGGGTTGGCAAGGTCAGGGTTTAATAATGTATATAATTTGACCCTATAACTGTAGCTCCGTTGAGTTATTGAATCTCCGAGCGGCATTAATTTTATAGGTGCAGACACAACATAAGTTAATGCTCCGAATGAAATCACAAGTCCGATAATGCACACAATAAATGCAAATAGCATTCTACCACATTTTTTATTCATATTCAAACTCCTGTGATTTCTGATGTAAATAGGGTCAAAAAGGTTATAGAGTTTATAGAGTAAAGCGAGTTTTAGAATTTGCAGAGTATAAACCCAAACCCTATAACCCTAAAACGCTAAAACGCTAAAACCCTATAACTTTTCTTTCTTCGCTTTGGACTGATTTTGTTTTTTTATTTCTATTTATATACTTCAAATTCCCATAATGAATATCCGAACTTTGTTCCTCTTGCAGTACCGAACATCCGGATATATCTTCCTTTGCCACTTAATGATATTTCTTCTTTACCGCCTGTTCCGTCTGTCTTTGTATATATAGTTGTCCAGTCGGCATCATTATTTGATACTTGTATCTCATAGCTCTTACCATAAGCTGCTTCCCAATTTAATACTACCTTTTTAATATTACAAACACTACCAAGGTCAATTCGTATCCATTGCGGGTCAGTACGTTTTGATGCCCATCGTGTTGATAGATTACCGTCTACTGCTCCTACCGGCTCTGTTTTTTCACTTTCTACTGAAGATGCTGTAACCGGTTTATTTAAAGCAATATTAGTTACAGAACTATCTTCTTTTTTAGTAACTTCTTCACTTGCATTACCTTTTTTCTTTACAACCCTCTTTTTTGCTTCAACTCGCCCCACACAAGTTAAACACATACCAAACACCAAACCTAAAACTATCCAGTTCCTCATCTTTACTACCTCCTTTTAAATTCTGTTATAGAGTTTTAGAGTTTGTAGAGTTCATAGTGTTTAAACCCTAAAACGCTATAACCCTATAACTCTATAACATTTCTCTTATTTGACTAATCCTATTTTCCCAGTCTTCTTCTTA
Protein-coding sequences here:
- a CDS encoding discoidin domain-containing protein gives rise to the protein MRNWIVLGLVFGMCLTCVGRVEAKKRVVKKKGNASEEVTKKEDSSVTNIALNKPVTASSVESEKTEPVGAVDGNLSTRWASKRTDPQWIRIDLGSVCNIKKVVLNWEAAYGKSYEIQVSNNDADWTTIYTKTDGTGGKEEISLSGKGRYIRMFGTARGTKFGYSLWEFEVYK
- a CDS encoding carbohydrate binding domain-containing protein translates to MNKKCGRMLFAFIVCIIGLVISFGALTYVVSAPIKLMPLGDSITQRSYSYRVKLYTLLNPDLANPKYDFVGSTKTTGDQCVDKNHEGWAGWYIQDINNKINTWITLNPPDIVLLHIGTNDNYASINNVSIFNLSKATNSLSGIIDKIALKLPNTKVYIAAIIPLRDNVWTPFNENDNVIAYNNAIRNLVPEKQSQGKKVYFVDMYPHISTATDLSDNKHPNSVGADKMADVWYSYLAGQNPNNTPIASGQSVTTPKDTAKTITLTATDADVSDTLTYSTVTLPVHGTLSGIAPNVTYTPTSGYIGTDSFTFKANDTKADSNTATVSITVTSAEVINLIKNPGFETGKMLWVYYAGGGGEFSTSTPGYNGTFAAKCTITATNANIQLYQTGIELEPNTHYRLSFSAYSTTGHDVTVNLLKNVSPYTNYGLTYTANLGTTWQTFTTEFNTKGFTSKVSDGRLRFWLASFAKAGDIYYIDDVQLSKVTLLGLVPAIDLTTVKLYPNPYNPATAVDGKLKVINLPMNSVMKLYTVAGRFVRELNEVDYGNLGWIEWDGKNSDGDEVAKGVYIYQIEDVAGSKKTGKIGLVK